The Nematostella vectensis chromosome 6, jaNemVect1.1, whole genome shotgun sequence region CACGCCAACGTTTGGGGTTTTGTAGTGGGATTCTTATTAGCAATGATTTATATCCCATTTCAGTGGGTTAAAAGAATTTGTCTTCTTAGAATAATTTGTCTAGTGATTCTTATTTTTGGCTTTATGTGTAGTTTGATGTTTTTCTATGAGGTGCAACCATCAGAGCCATGCTCTTTGTGTATGTACATAGACTGTGTCCCTTACATATCTGGGATATGTGACTAAACAAGCAACATAAGAAGTATTCAATAAAGTTTATTATTGTTAAGAACTAAAAAGTGTGGAGTATATTTTGTTTCAATTAGCTGTGCCGCAAATCTAAGTGTGGAAGGAGTtttataaatgaaaataaagaaaaatgtaggGGGTGGAGGGATTACAGAGaatggataaaaaaataaccataCTTGCCAACTCCCTCTCTATTTTCCCCACCTGTCtatgaagcctgtgtgttttAAAGATCTGGAGCTATTGGAGATAGCATACTGAGTTTTTCTGACAAATTACAACTGAAATTTGGCTGTAACACTGTAGTTTAGCCCTAGTTAAATTAAGACTTCATATGTATATATAAAGGAAAGGTCACAATTTATTGGGGGAGGGCTGCtaagttgattttttttctggttaaaaaatgtgggcgcccccccccccccccctattaaAGGCCAAAAATGGTGACCCTTCCCCAAAAAGGCAACCAAGAATTAAGGTGTCGCTGTCAAATGATAATCACTATTTCAGCACTATATCAGTTTCGGAATACTGTACAATTTCACAAAAAGGGATTGAAAAAAACTATACATTAGGGGTCCGGGGGCATACTCCCCCATTCAATGTTTGTCATTATTGTTAAAACCTAAATAGCATCATTAGAGCTCTATTCCACCAGAATTCTTATTTGAACAGTTTTTTCATACTACCAATCTGAAAAGTTTGTGGGGGTGGGTGTAACAAGAAattcaagaaaacaaaacttcaAAGATGAAACAAATGGCGATAAAACATAGCGCCAACCAAACGGTCAAAGTCACAAAGGTGCAGGCAAGAGGCCCATGAtatctatttatttaatttttagggAGTCTGGAGTTCTCCCAGAAAATGTTGAAATTTCAGACTATTAAGAGGCTAGAAAGAATTTATTTAATTCATAGGGTGTCTGGGGTTGTCTGCagaaaattttcaaattttagtGGACTATCAGGAGGCTCGGcaattgatcagaatacctgttcTAAAATTTGGGCCCTCCCCTAAACCCTGTTTAAAAATTGAGGCCCTCCCCAAACAAAAAAGTTGCAACCCCCCACCCAAACAGcggctcccccccccccccccccccgcgtTTAATAATGACACTTCCCTAACTTATTAACAAATATGGCATAAAAAAGCTTTTATCATTATAACTTTCCCTACCTTATTATCCCATTTATTGTACCTATGCATCAACTATTTACCAGTTCTTCTATTTGAGTAATAATAGGTGAGAGTTGCTTGAATGGTATGACCATTACTGTTCGATAAGGTTCCAGTACAGCATCGTCAAATTCCCATTTACCACCAAGTAATGTCTCCTCATCACTAGCAGCCACTGGGTAACTGAATGAAAAAGTGGATTGCTGGAAGAGAAATTAATAAATCAGCTTTATTTGCATAAGTACTGCATACTAATGCAAATGCTTCACAAATCCTAAATGATTTCTCAGTAATATACATCAGTAGCCAATTGCATCAAGTTGCCGATAATGgtacaaaatacaaatacattgTCATCATAGCAGAAACATTAATTCATTAAATTTAATGTAGATGCAAGCCACTACAGGTACATAGATTACTTTTTGAACCTTAATAAGCAGCCATTATAAGAAGTCATGAAGCTGGCCACTTTCTTGAGGCTACTAGGTATAGTGTACCACTCAAGAACATGGCCAGTCTTACAATGGTATTATTAAATCACTATTTAATCAATTTAtagtgtagttttttttttctcttgtccCCGGACCCCTTCCCTCTCCCTTTAAGTACCACAAGGTAGGCTACTATTTTGCCTACAAACACTTGCCTTGATAAACACTTCATCTTCAACGTTACTGAAGCTGATCGCTTTGAGACTAGACTCATCAACCTTTGCTGATTTTTTGTCAGGcctccctttttttttcttggaacTCTTTGACTCTTTTCCCCGGAAGGATTTTGAAATCAGCAGCAAGTGGTCAAGATTGAAACTTTtatcctagaaaaaaaaaataaattgaccATTGTCCACAGTAAAAATGTGCGCCTGACAAATAAATAAGTCATTGTACCTTTTTATTCTGTTCTTTAAGTTCATTTCTGCAAAAGAAATTATTCAAAAAAAAGCTGATAGTACCGTGCTGTGATCAATACAAActttgatttcttttattgGTTAAACCAATACTGCAAATTTTCACTAGTAATACAGTAtctatcaaataaaaatagttaTTCACTCACCCAAGGGTTCTGTACAGGGGTGGGGCTATTTGTGGCGGAATGTTGATAAACCTCTCACTGATCAGGAGCCCTACACTCTTGTTACTGAGGATATTTTGAAAGCTTGACAGCGCCTCGGGTTTAGAGCAAGCCTTGCATTTCTCCAATAATAAATCCTTGATTTGTTTTACACATTGTTTCTCCTAAAAAGATAAGAGGGAATACTATATTTATCTCTCATATTTTGTAGCAACTATAAAGGGCTGGTCGAGAGAGGGGGAGTGTAGAGAAACGGTTGTTAAATGGAGAAAAAGCTTTAGTGCCAACAGGTTGTGGTTCAATGACAGATTGGGTTTTTTTGACACTATGAATATGAATTGAAATCCTATAGCAGCATGTTTGTCTCAATcaaaataatgattaatgCATGCTAACTGCCTAACTTTCTTAAAACTTTGCATTTGAGGTCATGGTAGCACCAGTCACACTATAGAGGTGATAAAGCTACTACTTAGGTATTGACCTTATGTTGGGCGAGGTCCAAGACACTGACAAGTCCATAGATTTCTTCTTCATACTCTCCCTCCTCTTCAGCACTTGGGTTATTTGAGTCCTCAGCCTGCTCCTCATCATCTACAACCTAACAAGAGAAAGATAACATCTAATTTCAATAAAGGAAGGCTGCTTATTGGCTAAAGGTTGGTATTTCAACCCTCGCTTTAATGCCATCACTCTACGAGAAATAATTATTGAATCAAGAGCTTCATCAGCAGCACCCTTCCATGCCAGCTGGATTGATCTCATTCGAAGTTTTTCTCTCTACAATTTGTACTGGAGAGATTCTGGTCAGAGTGAAATGATGAGATGGAGTTATTCACTATATTTTCCCaaacaaaattgaaaaagcCAAAGGTTGTTCAAGCCCAGAGCAAAAGATTTGAGGTACGACTCAGCAAGACATCCTCAACCAACCTTGATTATACTTCCAATTTTGTCCTGTGCAATGATGAGATCTGCCAGCTCTGAGAGATTGACAgtgtttttcaaaaataactgaaacaaaatacCTCATTGTtagattaaaaaaacttttggaCATTAACTCTAGGAGGCTATGATAAGCCTCTTATCAACAGCATTTAACTCACACCTGTTTTAAAAGATTCTTCATGCTTGTAAAGTCACATTTTGCTGGGGGGAATGCCTCAAATTCCACTGGGATTTCCTGAAATGGTCAAGCAAGAGTATTTTCTGATGATCAGGACATAGGGGAGATGATATAGGAGAGAACAGTGAAGGACTTCTAAGGATACACATACAAATTTACACAAATATTTGTCTATGAGTTACATCTTCATGCTCCAattcatgaaataaacttagAATTTAAATGTATCTGTTTGTAGCAATTTTCCTCATATAGCTCAATTTACAagctaaggctaagttcaaatgtcgtattatccatgagctgCATTCAATGCAGATGcttgcaaatgaatcaagttgattgtttcatcttcatttgaatgcatttgcattgaatttgcattacggctcatggataatacgacttTTGAACTTAACCTTAGACTCCCTTATTAGTATGTTAATAAGACAAGACTGGCCTTgaatgaatttttttaagcAATCAGCTTAAAAAACAgtgaaaatgatttttttgaaTTTCAATTTTAGCTTTCTGTGGATGATTTGGACATAGAAGCAGGTCAAATGGCATCCTTGGAATTCAATTTGCATAGACAGCATGTGTCGAGGAGCGTTTCTTGTATCCATTCCTCTTTTCTGCTATCCAGCCGAACAAATATGTCCAACATTATCGAGTTTTGCTCAGTTGACCAGTACGCAAAGAGAAGAATTGCAGAGCGCATATACGCATATATAAAGCTAAGTTACAACACAACCTGGGCAATGGCCTTAGCAATGTCTTTTCAGCATTGCCAGGATTGCATACACATGGCTTTCACTTTCTATATGGCATGTTGCATTAGCTACGCTCAGCAATGCTTGAAGCTTTTTGCAAGGGTTTAAGGTAAAAATGTTGAGTGCTTCTCTAATATTACCAACGCATCTACGATAGGGCCACGTGAAGCAATAAACAAGAATAACTGCTTATAGACGCTATCTTTTAAATAAACGGTGTCGTACCAAGTTTTCATCAAAGCTCTCATCTGTGCTTCCACTCTCTGATTCATCAGAACTTGAATCCGAGTCCTTTCTTTTACGATTCTTGGCTTGATCTTTCCCGATTTGATTTGGTCCGCTACTGCAAGACGCCATCTTGACAAAACGAGGTGCCTGTGGTTAGGTGATCGATAGAGACTGGTACCCATAAACACGGACTGGCTTTCGTGTCTAGCTCTCGAAAACAGTGTTTTTGTGAAAAAACACTGAAAGCAATTGCGCGCAttgcgtaatttgaccttttgcagcagatagagtctcatgttaACAGCTCCGTTTAGCAGCAGAGCACGTTAAAGCAACCAGAattacccgacgaaaatgctgttggacttgttctgaataaactgtaatgcctaaatactgtttcaactcgaattaaaatGTATTATGTaagtaacccccccccccccggatttgaataaggaactgagcgaataaggaaacagacgaaaaaggaactgcgaataaggaacaaGAATCACACTGGTAAAAATGGGGGTATTTAAGATATCTTATACTCTAGTCTCTTGGCCGAATCAAATACATTATGTGGGGGACTGGGGACTTTtatagaaacgagtgggaggcgcgaatcgcccctccgggcctcccagccccgtcttaggcttgggaggcgcgaacccccccccccccccccccccccccccccgaccccCCAGCCCCATTCCCAGGCTGGGGACTTTCGGTgacaccgaaacgcgtttcgcgtagattaataattgctggttattaatctacgtcTGGACCACTTTGCGTAGATGGATACTTAGCAGAAGtaaatctacgcaaaacacactcCGCGTAGATGAGTTAATAGCGatggttagcaatcattaatctatGTCGGGGAGGCCAGCGCCTTGTGCTAGGACCTGAGGGCCGTAAAAACGAGGAACGTGGATtgggccgccaacctacggagcgcggaataaccgtttttcggccgtaaattaaaagccgctggcgtggcgtttaaacctgagttttactcgaacacctcgctcccgaactcctcgcgaatttctcgcaacctctttttcatcttttcgcgtgtctccagggagggccctttcctactttttttctcacgcggtgcgaggccgtgtcgaggtctgatagcggccttgagcgcgtagtatctctcttgttcctgaagtattagccgaaactcttcgtctgagataagCCCCtcctgcagagccttagagaccagctcgctgatcgagtttttcttactctccgctaaaaccatcgtgtcttcgtgtttagccaccttgctcgtaagacccctagagactacccccgcgcccacgacaccgaccagcccagcgacccctgccagcgggccgccgatcagaacccctatcccactcaaagagacccccaccccggcgctggaaagcgcccctgcggcgatgccggatgccacagacacagcatgggtaacggcaaaggcgcgcttatacttcttccgcacttgtcgatgatgcgttatctcgttgtctagaacaGCCTGAGttatccctgatccatatttggatactcgagacaaactcagaggaagatgctgcggCACAAACGGGAatgtcgggcccatagacgactttctcgtgcgccccccccccccccccccccccccgcgggtttctaggcaagcgagaacgtttgaaggctcgcctaaggcgaggcattgcgtgcggtctacgatatcgcagaagatgtagagggcctctactttcggcaaagtcaccttaagtgggggctcccccaagggcagtgcgaggccctgcccccccttccccccccccccccccgaactgatcgtctttagcctctaggccaaatagtgcgcaaagctcggcattcaggaacgcaacgccattggacatgagcgcgatcttcccggtgaggggatcaagcttcgcggtcagaatcttgctttcagcgcggttgatcgtttccacgatggactcggccgtgtggtgcccggctggcagagtagcgacgggcgggagggaggctatggtcgttatctgatgctcccgctcgagattataccagctgtttaacagcgccacgaagcgtgggcgccttatcggccgctcgaagaagagcgtctgttcgcctttggtgaacacagtatgtaggaccaccattgtgttgaacatagcccgccttcgtgtttaataggactgagcatggattgggaaggctggcggacgctgaacgaggaggcggttccccgaagggaggtggaagagacgaagaaggcggcaactgcggcgggagcctctatagccgaacatatcaaacacgctatagcctaacaagtcaaacgcgcaaaacccgttttccctaggtctctgaccctcgcgcaaaagctgctctacgccgtgcccgcgacccccgtcgAGAGCACGGGCTCAGAcgtcaccccactactcacgcagctagagatacacgtggctgaggagaAATCATTCaggactagggtccgagacatattcaaagaggcagtagtcacgcacaagtccgacaaggagtctcgccagtggctatcggagccttcctatgggtactggccacagcaactcaactttgcggtctggtgcgcaaccgctgGATGCGGGGTGTCCCAAAGTGAcccgctttcgccacgctcccctctgtcgtcaggggatttctaaggtttcacgtcttctttaccacccggaggatactctacgagctcggcgcccccctgcctggcaacagcccgttcacgcaaaaaggtaacccctacaagaaggccgctttcgagcgtctatgtatagagttcggtttgccgcgtaagccggacttccgatggaaaggcgggcggaaccacgggctaggtgatgtgtttgtgttctacccggggcaggggtatcgcaacgtgcacgtgatccgtggctacgacacggcggcggacgagtacccgagccacctcaatctttttagcgacgaaggtgggacgtacaatagtgaaaagcaggtgggttacatacgcaacgacgaccacgggggcgtgcaatatagctggtttgcgcctcccaaaggtgaggggctgacaaaagcagggctaggaagatTCGATTGCTcagtcgaggcgttcgtctacacagtgcttggcgcgcaggtaaacgtccgttcctctatcgcttgggccggtgggccggccatggaggcgcaggcggagttctcgaagctgcttgaagacgcgatcatagaaaacgacatcgctcaaagcgtgcaaaggtaccagttagccgtgcaggaggccaagttgagactgagtcttgcggtcgcaccaggagtgtggctgatgccgagcgatctggtgataaacacgcaaagcgtcgtgggctacaacaataagctgcagaaagccacagactccatgacgctcggaGCAAACGCGAttaacaccgagacaaagccagtcggtgctcataacatggccagtgggcatcctagggtgcaacacgtgactgatcCAGGGATCGACCGCAAGGAGCGAAGCAAGgcgtatgcatgctgcgcatagcatgactgccgccggaacggcaagcgcaccCGGACCGGGCGAAAAAGGTGACCACACCGtcctcaaggcggggttgtcggcactcgcggtggccgtGGCGTATTACATGTTCCgatgattgctttgcattcgacgaaccaagaacgcggctacggctagaatgagcagccacgcattttcgccaaggaatttcaccgcttctcctgcagccttaaacacaaagttcgcgatgctgcctactagcccagggagaagctcgccttgcttcccgatagccttaagcccgttaccgacccctctggccacggaggagagcgacttgccgagcgacgtcacaatggccgcgatcgtcgtcgctacggccaacccgatagcggtgacggtaaagccgtactttttgaagatggctttgatgcgctctctgagcggcttttggttctcgagctctcggttttcgcgttctagttcgtcaatctcggacagcctctcgtctttgcgctcacgggcctcttggcggcgactctctgacgtgttaggatcgtcgatggtctccctgtctgtggctaccaccccttgcagctctcggac contains the following coding sequences:
- the LOC5521384 gene encoding BRCA2 and CDKN1A-interacting protein, translated to MASCSSGPNQIGKDQAKNRKRKDSDSSSDESESGSTDESFDENLEIPVEFEAFPPAKCDFTSMKNLLKQLFLKNTVNLSELADLIIAQDKIGSIIKVVDDEEQAEDSNNPSAEEEGEYEEEIYGLVSVLDLAQHKEKQCVKQIKDLLLEKCKACSKPEALSSFQNILSNKSVGLLISERFINIPPQIAPPLYRTLGNELKEQNKKDKSFNLDHLLLISKSFRGKESKSSKKKKGRPDKKSAKVDESSLKAISFSNVEDEVFIKQSTFSFSYPVAASDEETLLGGKWEFDDAVLEPYRTVMVIPFKQLSPIITQIEELVNS